In the Cytophagia bacterium CHB2 genome, one interval contains:
- a CDS encoding GAF domain-containing protein, whose product MAFQITTLLPTIKSLLAMTEVENALPVVLDLVSDYTGAERGCLELYDETGSIAFKRARQHGQDLDDEELSRISKNVVALARLTQEVIVSENAMTDPRFDDPEHSKQTILNQKLLSFACAPLCEGEKVFGVVYLDHRQEEAKFNQETRQLLHELTELLAGPLRQSLDNTLAQRRERERRQRHMQHVSDELARIKGYRDMVGTSPAMQQVYQFIEVMKDYDEYNVLILGEPGTGKELVAAALHRASRRSKKEMIAFDCCTVAESLLASELFGHEKGAFSGADQKREGLINAAEGGTLFLDEIGNLTLDVQKKLLRFLEEKQYRRMGSNTVYRADVRLIFATNKDLKKLVTEEKFMPDLLDRLERGRTLTLPPLRERGRDVLLIAEKFLQTFNERHRTQIRFAPEARDWLLRYHFPGNIRELDKIVDNAAFGLLISLDDDQVMQPHHLSRLAVAHSSRPDGFTAAEDSFYAQFLPEAYRSRNFIAGRHSSEDKNAKYDWHDQLHVAVAQALNIPFRQAKDALIKAFEYNFIIALLREAKGVEKNAIARAEVDPKTLIEKMKSFGIKREWFVE is encoded by the coding sequence ATGGCTTTTCAGATTACGACGCTTCTACCAACCATTAAATCCCTCCTGGCGATGACGGAAGTCGAGAATGCCCTGCCGGTGGTGCTCGATCTCGTCAGCGACTACACTGGCGCGGAACGCGGCTGCCTGGAGTTGTATGACGAAACCGGCAGCATTGCCTTCAAGAGAGCGCGGCAGCACGGCCAGGATCTCGACGATGAAGAATTGAGCCGGATCAGCAAAAACGTAGTGGCGCTTGCGCGGCTGACGCAGGAGGTGATCGTGAGTGAAAATGCCATGACGGATCCGCGCTTCGACGATCCCGAACACTCAAAGCAGACGATTTTGAATCAAAAGCTGCTGTCATTTGCGTGCGCGCCGCTGTGCGAGGGCGAGAAGGTGTTCGGCGTGGTTTATCTCGATCATCGCCAGGAAGAAGCCAAATTCAATCAGGAAACCCGGCAGTTGTTGCACGAGTTGACCGAATTACTGGCCGGCCCGCTGCGCCAATCGCTGGACAACACGCTGGCGCAGCGCCGCGAACGCGAGCGCCGGCAGCGCCACATGCAACATGTCAGTGATGAACTGGCGCGCATCAAGGGCTATCGCGACATGGTCGGCACCAGCCCCGCGATGCAGCAGGTCTATCAATTCATCGAAGTGATGAAAGACTACGACGAGTACAATGTTCTGATTCTCGGAGAACCCGGCACCGGCAAGGAGCTGGTTGCAGCGGCATTGCACCGCGCCAGCCGCCGCAGCAAGAAAGAGATGATCGCGTTCGATTGCTGCACCGTCGCCGAATCCCTGCTTGCTTCCGAGTTGTTCGGCCATGAAAAGGGCGCATTCTCGGGCGCGGATCAAAAACGCGAGGGTTTGATCAACGCCGCCGAGGGCGGCACGCTGTTTTTGGATGAAATCGGCAACCTGACGCTCGACGTGCAAAAAAAACTGCTGCGTTTTTTGGAGGAGAAACAATACCGCCGCATGGGCTCCAATACGGTGTATCGCGCCGACGTGCGTCTCATTTTCGCCACCAACAAGGATTTGAAGAAGCTCGTCACCGAGGAAAAGTTCATGCCGGATTTGCTGGATCGCCTCGAGCGCGGCCGCACGCTCACCCTGCCGCCGCTGCGCGAGCGCGGCCGCGATGTGTTGTTGATCGCGGAAAAATTTCTTCAAACCTTCAATGAACGCCATCGCACGCAGATTCGATTTGCGCCGGAAGCGCGCGATTGGCTGTTGCGCTACCATTTTCCCGGAAACATTCGTGAGCTGGACAAGATCGTCGACAATGCGGCGTTCGGGCTTTTGATTTCTCTCGATGATGATCAGGTGATGCAGCCGCATCATCTCAGCCGCCTGGCAGTGGCGCATTCCTCCCGTCCTGACGGCTTCACTGCGGCCGAGGATAGTTTCTATGCGCAATTCCTGCCCGAAGCGTATCGCAGCCGCAATTTCATCGCGGGCCGACATTCTTCCGAGGACAAAAATGCCAAATATGACTGGCACGATCAGTTGCATGTTGCAGTGGCGCAGGCGCTGAATATTCCATTCCGGCAGGCAAAAGATGCGCTGATCAAAGCCTTCGAATACAATTTCATTATCGCGTTGCTGCGCGAGGCCAAAGGCGTGGAAAAAAATGCCATCGCTCGCGCCGAGGTCGATCCCAAAACCCTGATCGAAAAAATGAAATCGTTCGGCATCAAGCGCGAATGGTTTGTGGAATGA